TGTTCATGGTCCTTTGTATTTGCGTTTCAGTGTGCTTGTAAGAGTTATTAACTACTTTGTACTCATTCGTGATTTGAATAAAaaatttctcaaaaaaaaaaactccctcaaaaaataaaataaatcagCCACCTATGCGTAGCCCAGGCGGACTAGCTAGCTCCCGGCCATTTCGACTGGGCGCCAGAATCCGGCTCCGACTCGTTAATGGCTTCGCTGCACGAAGAGGAGCCGCAGTCGTAGTGCCTCGGAGAACCTTTATAAGCACGCCCACCCTTTCCCTACCAACACACATCGCGTTTGCCTGAACCTAGCTGCGACTGCGATCTGGTGGTGCTCGAGAATTCGAGATGGCGAAGCGCAAGTCGATGAGCTCCAAGATGGCTCAGCGGAAGAAGCCAGCGTCCAAGCTGGACACGGCCTTCTGCTGCCCCTTCTGCAACCACCCCGGCAGCGTGTCGTGCACCATCGACCTCAAGCTCTACGTCGCCACCGCCGTCTGCTACGGATGTCAGGAGTTCTACCACACCACGGCGCACCACCTCACCGAGCCCGTCGGCATCTACCACGACTGGATCGACGCCTGCGAGATGGCCAACCAAGGCATCAAACTCCAAGCCCGACAGCGGCGAGTCGGCTGCGACGACGACGACAGCGATGCCTGATCGATCGTGTTCGATTGATCGAGTTTGCTTTCATGGATCGATCGATACAACGTCAATCTAATCCTGCGTAGTTTGATGTTTGATCGTGTCTCTCGAAATTGTATTGATTGGAGGCTGTACTCCTGATTGATCATGTACCTCTGTTGCGCATCGTGTAGCTCATGAGTTCTGAACTTCTGATCATCAGTCAATCTTGTGCAGTATAAGACCATGCATGTACTGAATCTGTGACTGGTTTCGTTGTTGCAGTGgtatcttttttttttcttttcaaaaTCGAAAGAAAAAGAGAGTACCTTGTTGTCTCTAGGAAAAAATAAGTTCGCACGGTTCAAGAACAAAGACGCTCTGCAGACAGGCTCCTCCTGTCAGGAGAATGAATCAATTTCAGTTAGCAGAATCACAAGAGTTGCTGGGGTTTTCCTAAACCTATATCTCAATGCAAATTGTAGTTCTGAATCTCATGTCATTGTGTCCGAGGCGGCGACACTTCTGAAGAGGTGGACTGTCAGGCGACGGTCAGGAGTCCTGCTCTTATCTTTCTCTAGGCTGCATCGACATCCGGGTACCGCAACTCGGCGTGGGCTGAATTAGACCAGAGAGTGAAAGAGTAAGGAATCATATCACAGGCAATCTTTGGAGAAGATCTATATAACTTAAATATCACTGTATTGGATAATTGACAAAGAAGACAGCTTATGTACAAAACCTGGAAAACAACCTGAATTTGGTATCATCGATATAACCAGAATTTGGGTTGCAACGTTGTTCAAAAAATGTACAGTATGCTAAATCAACCAGAAATCTGTATCTTCTCTTTAAGGCTGAAAACACATAACGTGAGTACGTGACTAAGTTGGGTTTCTGAGATCCAAATGGGGAAATTTAATTATCTGTGCCAGTCGTATGAAACCAAAAATTTCTGTATCAAGGTTTAGTGTTAATATGTGACTTAAGTAATGATTTTCTCCCCAACGACCAGTTTAGCTTCAGATCACCTTCTAGCATCTGTACAACAGGCATAATGTAAATACCAACTACTTCTATTCAACTCCTTCTACTTATATCTAATACAGTTTCAGTAAACTCCTAACTGAAGATTAGCATTGTCTTCCACCACAAGCTGATCAGTGCTTCATTAAAATAAATCCCAAAAGATCATGTCAATGCAGCAAATAATATCGACCAGTACATATCTTGCAAACTTCATTTTCTGCTGAATGACTGAAACTTGAAACGGTAGCGCTGGCATCTAAGGGAAACAAGTAACATTCAAATGCACTTGGCGATTCAAATGCTGAAGTAGCAGCAAGAATAAGAAGACAACCATTACAAACCAATGCCATTGCATAACTGTTCAAAGAATTTATAGTACTAAACCAAACAGAAATTACAGAGGCAACCCTGAAGTAGCAGCAAGAATAAGAACGCAATCATTTCTTTGCACAGGTTCTGAAATTTAGAACCACAAGGGAGAGGTTCCTCCTGTCTGGAGAATGAATCAAGTTTATCTATGCTAGCAGACACAAGAGGCGCTTCCTAAACCTATATCTCAATGAAAAATGCAGTTCTGAATTCTCATGTCATAGTGTCCAAGACGGTGACACTTTTGAAGAGGTGGACGGTCGACGGTCAGGAGTCCCGCTCTTATCTTTCTCTACTCTGCATTGACATTCGGGTACCGCAGGTCTGCGTGGGCTGAATTAGAACAGAAAGTGAGGAAGTTAGGCATCATGTCACAGGTAGTGCAACAGTTTGAGAA
This sequence is a window from Aegilops tauschii subsp. strangulata cultivar AL8/78 chromosome 7, Aet v6.0, whole genome shotgun sequence. Protein-coding genes within it:
- the LOC109742930 gene encoding transcription elongation factor 1 homolog, translated to MAKRKSMSSKMAQRKKPASKLDTAFCCPFCNHPGSVSCTIDLKLYVATAVCYGCQEFYHTTAHHLTEPVGIYHDWIDACEMANQGIKLQARQRRVGCDDDDSDA